Proteins encoded within one genomic window of Gloeobacter kilaueensis JS1:
- the fba gene encoding class II fructose-bisphosphate aldolase (catalyzes the reversible aldol condensation of dihydroxyacetonephosphate and glyceraldehyde 3-phosphate in the Calvin cycle, glycolysis, and/or gluconeogenesis), producing the protein MALVPLRILLDHAAENNYGIPAFNVNNLEQIKAIMEAAREVNSPVILQASRGARKYAGEAFLRHMVLGAVEEYPEIPIVMHQDHGNSPATCYSAIKNGFTSVMMDGSLMEDAKTPASYEYNVEVTAKVTEVAHALGVSVEGELGCLGSLETGQGDKEDGHGFEGSLSHDQLLTDPDQAADFVERTGVDALAIAIGTSHGAYKFSRKPDGAILAIDRIREIHHRLPNTHLVMHGSSSVPQDLQDIINAYGGAIPQTWGVPVAEIQEGIRNGVRKINVDTDNRLAITGAVRKALAEDTTEFDPRKFLIPSTKAMQKVCRERYIEFGSAGQADKIKQVSLEEMAKRYIAAASIKKTVTV; encoded by the coding sequence ATGGCGCTTGTACCGTTGCGAATTTTGCTGGACCACGCTGCTGAGAACAACTACGGCATTCCAGCTTTTAACGTCAATAATCTCGAGCAGATCAAGGCAATCATGGAGGCTGCCCGCGAAGTCAACAGCCCCGTGATCCTGCAGGCGTCGCGGGGTGCCCGCAAGTATGCAGGCGAAGCCTTCCTGCGCCACATGGTGCTCGGCGCTGTCGAGGAGTACCCCGAGATTCCGATCGTCATGCACCAGGACCACGGCAACAGCCCGGCCACCTGCTACTCGGCGATCAAGAACGGCTTTACCAGCGTGATGATGGATGGCTCCTTGATGGAGGATGCCAAGACCCCGGCAAGCTACGAGTACAACGTCGAGGTGACTGCCAAGGTGACCGAAGTCGCCCACGCCCTCGGGGTGAGCGTCGAGGGTGAACTGGGTTGCCTCGGTTCCCTTGAAACCGGCCAGGGCGACAAAGAAGACGGCCACGGCTTCGAGGGGTCGCTCTCCCACGATCAGCTCCTGACCGACCCGGATCAGGCCGCCGATTTTGTCGAGCGCACCGGCGTCGATGCCCTCGCCATCGCCATCGGCACCAGCCACGGCGCTTACAAGTTCAGCCGCAAGCCCGACGGTGCGATCCTCGCCATCGACCGCATCCGCGAAATTCACCACCGCCTGCCCAACACCCACCTGGTCATGCACGGCTCCTCCAGCGTGCCGCAGGATCTGCAGGACATCATCAACGCCTACGGCGGAGCGATTCCGCAGACCTGGGGCGTGCCGGTCGCTGAGATTCAAGAAGGCATTCGCAACGGCGTGCGCAAGATCAACGTCGATACCGACAACCGGCTGGCGATTACCGGTGCCGTGCGCAAGGCTCTCGCCGAGGACACCACCGAGTTCGATCCGCGCAAGTTCTTGATCCCCTCGACCAAGGCGATGCAAAAAGTCTGCCGCGAGCGCTACATCGAGTTCGGCTCCGCCGGTCAGGCCGACAAGATCAAGCAGGTCTCCCTCGAAGAGATGGCCAAGCGCTACATCGCCGCCGCCAGCATCAAGAAGACCGTGACTGTATAA
- a CDS encoding DUF7282 domain-containing protein produces the protein MRPSHLILSALLALSPAVLLSGSAQAQQMTSPSTTTTTTTTETTTSTQPTTTTSTVSYTNDNVPQPEDSLIDIQDQYVADGKLKIKTVNSPSIGYLVIYDNNNGLRGDILGYTPIEAGANKDLSVSLSRLPKNNRGFAVVHVLRNARSNNVLGRFDPTTFPPAQSPKSAIAAFNVYPYQTGYADPSATSVSSASYSSTTTTTTTAPSDALNPAPGNTPPKP, from the coding sequence ATGAGACCCAGTCATTTGATCCTCAGTGCGCTGCTTGCTCTTTCACCGGCAGTACTGCTGAGCGGCAGTGCCCAGGCCCAGCAGATGACCAGCCCGAGCACGACAACCACGACGACCACGACCGAGACGACGACGAGCACCCAACCGACCACGACGACAAGCACCGTCAGCTACACCAACGACAACGTGCCCCAACCCGAAGACTCGCTCATCGATATCCAGGATCAGTACGTTGCCGATGGCAAGCTCAAAATAAAGACCGTCAACAGCCCTTCGATCGGCTACCTGGTGATCTACGACAACAACAACGGCCTGCGCGGCGACATCCTGGGCTACACCCCGATCGAGGCCGGTGCCAACAAGGATCTGAGCGTTTCTTTGAGCCGTCTACCCAAGAACAACCGGGGCTTCGCGGTGGTGCATGTTCTGCGCAACGCCCGCTCCAACAACGTGCTGGGCCGCTTTGATCCCACCACCTTCCCGCCTGCGCAGTCGCCCAAGTCGGCGATCGCTGCTTTCAACGTCTATCCCTACCAGACGGGCTACGCCGATCCGAGTGCCACGTCTGTGAGCAGCGCCTCCTACAGCAGCACGACCACGACCACGACGACTGCGCCCTCCGATGCGTTGAATCCCGCACCGGGCAACACCCCGCCCAAACCGTAG
- a CDS encoding ABC transporter ATP-binding protein has protein sequence MNTPVSTGGPLVELRGVTKSFNGQRVLDGVDLKIYHGEALVIVGPSGTGKSTVLRIVSGLLDPDEGEVLVSGQPLQVNRALAKPVQISMVFQQAALFDSLTVKENVGFLLYEHSKLPREKIAELVRQKLELVGLHPEIAEQMPAELSGGQRKRVSFARAIMEDPGNPDDDPQLLLYDEPTAGLDPIASTVIENLIRQLKDQGSCDSYVVVTHQESTIRHTADRILMIYQGKVRWEGTVPEIDTCQDPYVRQFFDGRTDGPIQ, from the coding sequence GTGAACACACCTGTCTCGACAGGCGGGCCGCTTGTAGAGTTGCGCGGCGTTACTAAAAGCTTTAACGGTCAGCGCGTCCTCGACGGCGTCGATCTCAAGATTTATCACGGTGAGGCGCTGGTGATCGTCGGGCCATCCGGTACCGGCAAATCCACAGTTCTGCGGATCGTGAGCGGTCTATTAGATCCCGACGAGGGGGAGGTGCTCGTCTCGGGCCAGCCCCTGCAGGTCAACCGCGCCCTCGCCAAACCGGTGCAGATCAGCATGGTCTTTCAGCAGGCGGCGCTGTTCGACTCGCTCACCGTCAAGGAGAACGTCGGCTTTTTGCTCTACGAGCACTCGAAGCTGCCCCGCGAAAAGATCGCCGAGCTGGTGCGTCAAAAACTCGAACTGGTGGGCCTGCACCCGGAGATCGCAGAACAGATGCCGGCGGAGCTGTCCGGCGGCCAGCGCAAGCGGGTCTCCTTTGCGCGGGCGATCATGGAAGATCCCGGCAATCCCGACGACGACCCGCAGCTGTTACTTTATGACGAACCGACTGCCGGGCTTGACCCGATCGCCTCGACGGTGATCGAAAATTTGATTCGCCAGCTCAAAGACCAGGGCTCCTGCGATAGCTACGTCGTGGTCACCCACCAGGAAAGCACGATTCGTCACACCGCCGATCGCATCTTGATGATCTACCAGGGCAAGGTGCGCTGGGAGGGCACGGTGCCTGAAATTGACACCTGTCAGGATCCGTACGTGCGCCAGTTTTTTGATGGCAGGACCGACGGACCTATCCAGTAA
- a CDS encoding MlaD family protein has protein sequence MNRRGIREGLVGLLIIVGVGITVGLYLWISGGLRQGGYRFSIAFEDANSLNVGAPVRLRGVRIGIVEGTVPGIRNVRVDVLLDKGDVIIPKDSKFVVSQSGLIGETFIEIFPPDTASVPPDFTVAKLSEGCEQNPAVQLYVCPKSTVIGNTPPRFEELVRSLDALASRLDRRFFDSLQTTVVKFGQTADNLSLLSKRAATDLDTLAVAADRVANKEVPNFSVAARSLAKTSQDVDALLNDNRDSLRSTLANLSQTSDDVRRLSQQLGSSLTKEKVDRIVNNTDQAVTSLRNLSASISDPGTVDSLRATLDSARTSLQNVQKITGDLEEFTGDPKFRANLRRLIDGLSNLVSSNPPIFDSSDRIAAGDFAWPSEPAGPATRP, from the coding sequence ATGAACCGACGGGGCATTCGCGAGGGGCTGGTAGGACTGCTGATTATCGTCGGTGTGGGCATCACCGTCGGACTTTACCTCTGGATCTCAGGCGGCCTGCGCCAGGGCGGCTATCGCTTTTCGATCGCCTTTGAAGATGCCAACAGCCTCAACGTCGGGGCACCGGTACGCCTCAGGGGCGTGCGCATCGGCATCGTCGAGGGGACGGTGCCGGGGATTCGCAACGTGCGCGTCGATGTGCTGCTCGACAAAGGGGATGTGATTATTCCAAAAGATTCAAAATTTGTCGTCTCCCAGAGCGGCCTGATCGGCGAGACGTTCATCGAGATCTTCCCGCCCGACACAGCCTCGGTGCCCCCAGATTTTACCGTTGCCAAGCTTTCAGAAGGTTGCGAGCAAAACCCGGCAGTGCAGCTGTACGTCTGTCCAAAATCGACCGTCATCGGGAACACCCCGCCGCGCTTTGAAGAACTGGTGCGCTCCCTCGACGCTCTGGCAAGCCGCCTCGATCGCCGCTTTTTTGATTCATTGCAGACGACCGTAGTCAAATTTGGGCAGACCGCCGACAATTTGAGCCTGCTTTCTAAGCGCGCCGCTACCGACCTCGACACACTCGCCGTCGCCGCCGACCGGGTTGCCAACAAAGAAGTCCCCAACTTCAGCGTTGCCGCCCGCTCGCTCGCCAAAACTTCTCAAGACGTCGATGCGCTCCTCAACGACAACCGCGACTCCCTGCGCTCGACTCTCGCTAACTTGAGCCAGACCAGCGACGACGTGCGGCGGCTTTCCCAGCAGCTCGGATCGAGCCTCACCAAAGAAAAAGTCGATCGCATCGTCAACAACACCGATCAGGCGGTGACGAGTTTGCGCAATTTGAGTGCGTCCATCTCCGACCCCGGCACGGTCGATTCGCTGCGCGCCACCCTCGATTCGGCCCGCACTTCGCTGCAGAACGTCCAGAAGATCACAGGCGACCTCGAAGAATTTACCGGCGATCCCAAATTTCGCGCCAACCTGCGCCGGCTCATCGATGGCCTGAGCAACCTGGTCTCAAGCAATCCCCCGATCTTCGACAGCAGCGACAGGATCGCCGCCGGAGACTTTGCCTGGCCTAGCGAACCGGCTGGACCCGCGACTCGACCGTAA
- a CDS encoding 2OG-Fe(II) oxygenase — translation MAGYYRRRDQALAPSELSTLGGQLLASPYLSVNNLNRDFVATRGFSIVFKQESLPVVVQRFGYLEPYLALALEADCNAFYLNALLLTQNSRVDPHIDRSLRSYCKTVDPPAAVSVLYIQVPPALEGGELVLCCGKKPVGQIRPVENTLVHFQGNLTHSVNKMRSPGRRLSLVCEQYQLSELELLSIPTFTVESRVQPVR, via the coding sequence ATGGCAGGTTATTACCGTAGACGCGATCAGGCTCTTGCCCCAAGCGAGCTGAGCACCCTGGGCGGCCAGCTTCTGGCCTCGCCCTACTTGAGCGTCAACAACCTCAACCGCGACTTTGTCGCCACCCGTGGCTTCTCGATTGTCTTCAAACAAGAGAGCCTGCCTGTAGTCGTTCAGCGCTTCGGCTATCTGGAGCCTTACCTGGCGCTTGCCCTTGAGGCGGACTGCAACGCCTTTTACCTCAACGCTCTGCTGCTCACCCAAAATTCCCGCGTCGATCCGCACATCGACCGCAGCCTGCGTTCTTACTGCAAGACGGTCGATCCCCCCGCCGCCGTCAGCGTGCTCTACATCCAGGTGCCCCCCGCCCTCGAAGGGGGAGAATTGGTACTGTGCTGCGGCAAAAAACCAGTCGGCCAGATCCGGCCTGTAGAAAATACCCTGGTCCACTTCCAGGGCAATCTCACCCACTCTGTCAATAAAATGCGCTCCCCCGGTCGCCGCCTCAGCCTGGTGTGCGAGCAATACCAGCTGAGCGAGCTGGAACTACTGAGCATTCCGACCTTTACGGTCGAGTCGCGGGTCCAGCCGGTTCGCTAG
- a CDS encoding DUF2157 domain-containing protein has product MQLPPNFSPAFRRSLKQEVPLWRERGLVDAAQAEALAQLYRLDELPQTRFSLVTAVALCGALLIGLGVISFVAANWQALPTLARILLLLGAMWGAYGGGFYLWRVRGQSAAGQALVLVGSLVYGANIGLFGQIFHLQGELYQALLLWVVGALLVAFALPNLANALLALLVGCSACLSASFSQGQIDQPLWWLLPWSGLALFLLLAWRERSWLLYQISGLAFSLVVLLQGVDRFGFGDGPPFVFGLLVAAWLWVFATLPAAAGVPQGRFARGVAFFAVALVGYYYSFWFALEPLPGRWEMASDSSSWLLLTSLIAGGGWLLWQSNDLQLRLQALAIAVGAAGVLLPLLLGLPDLAAIIWRNLTLLAMGSYLLWAGLHAGDRRAFLLGTGFWGLLILSRFFEYETGLLIKSAAFVGIGLAVVAAAFWFEKFLQREEGFKNA; this is encoded by the coding sequence ATGCAACTGCCCCCCAACTTCTCACCCGCCTTCCGGCGCTCCCTCAAGCAGGAGGTGCCCCTCTGGCGCGAGCGCGGCCTGGTCGATGCGGCCCAGGCCGAGGCCCTCGCTCAACTGTATCGGCTCGACGAACTGCCGCAGACCCGCTTCAGCCTGGTAACGGCGGTGGCCCTCTGCGGAGCCCTGCTCATTGGCCTGGGTGTCATCAGCTTCGTCGCCGCCAACTGGCAGGCTCTGCCCACACTGGCGCGGATACTCTTGCTTTTGGGAGCGATGTGGGGCGCTTACGGCGGCGGGTTTTATCTGTGGCGGGTGCGCGGCCAGTCCGCCGCCGGTCAGGCGCTGGTGCTGGTCGGTTCGCTTGTCTATGGCGCAAATATTGGTCTATTTGGCCAGATCTTTCACCTGCAGGGCGAGCTGTACCAGGCGCTGCTCCTCTGGGTCGTCGGGGCGCTTTTGGTAGCGTTCGCTCTACCCAATCTGGCGAACGCCCTGCTGGCGCTGCTTGTAGGTTGTTCGGCCTGTTTGAGCGCCAGCTTCTCCCAGGGGCAGATCGATCAACCTCTCTGGTGGCTATTGCCCTGGTCGGGCCTGGCGCTGTTTTTGCTGCTGGCCTGGCGCGAGCGCTCCTGGCTGCTCTACCAGATAAGTGGCCTTGCCTTCAGCCTGGTCGTTCTTTTGCAGGGGGTGGACCGCTTTGGCTTTGGGGACGGCCCGCCGTTTGTCTTTGGCCTGCTGGTGGCAGCCTGGCTGTGGGTCTTTGCTACGCTGCCGGCGGCAGCCGGAGTGCCCCAGGGCCGCTTCGCTCGCGGCGTCGCCTTCTTTGCGGTTGCCCTGGTGGGCTACTATTACTCGTTCTGGTTTGCCCTGGAGCCGCTGCCGGGCCGCTGGGAAATGGCGAGCGACAGCTCCAGCTGGCTGTTGCTCACCAGCTTGATCGCAGGGGGCGGCTGGCTTTTGTGGCAAAGCAACGATCTGCAATTGCGCCTGCAGGCGCTGGCGATCGCCGTCGGCGCTGCCGGGGTGCTGTTGCCTCTGTTGCTCGGGCTACCCGATCTGGCGGCGATTATCTGGCGGAACCTGACGCTGCTGGCGATGGGCAGCTATCTGCTCTGGGCCGGGCTGCACGCGGGCGATCGCCGGGCTTTTTTGTTGGGGACCGGTTTTTGGGGCCTGCTCATCTTGAGCCGCTTCTTCGAGTACGAGACTGGCCTGCTCATCAAATCCGCCGCCTTTGTGGGCATCGGGCTGGCCGTCGTTGCCGCCGCCTTCTGGTTTGAAAAATTTCTCCAGCGCGAGGAGGGCTTCAAAAATGCTTAA
- a CDS encoding GDYXXLXY domain-containing protein has translation MLKSLPAKQNRVRGWGLLLAAVLGQTLLLFWAPAQQNWISLTGREVTLQTAPVDPFNALSGYYVNLSYQIADARKLPGFPSAIAEGAPLYVLLAAPQTPGTAWRALSVSTSPPQPTGTQAVLMGHYRRGRLKFGLETYYIPEAERERIAADLNQHPSRALVDARVTAGGQAVPVRIRIENRRYEF, from the coding sequence ATGCTTAAGTCCCTGCCTGCCAAGCAGAACCGCGTCCGGGGATGGGGTTTGCTGCTGGCTGCCGTCCTTGGGCAGACGCTGCTGCTTTTTTGGGCACCGGCCCAGCAAAACTGGATCTCTCTCACGGGCCGGGAAGTGACGCTCCAGACAGCCCCGGTCGATCCGTTCAACGCCTTGAGCGGCTACTACGTCAACTTGAGCTATCAGATCGCCGATGCGCGCAAGCTACCGGGCTTTCCGAGCGCAATCGCCGAGGGCGCACCGCTCTACGTGCTTCTGGCCGCTCCGCAGACGCCTGGCACCGCCTGGCGGGCGCTCTCTGTCTCTACCAGCCCACCGCAACCCACCGGCACCCAGGCGGTGCTGATGGGCCACTACCGCAGGGGCAGGCTGAAATTTGGCCTGGAGACTTACTACATTCCCGAAGCGGAGCGCGAGCGCATCGCCGCCGATTTGAATCAGCATCCCAGCCGGGCGCTGGTCGATGCGCGGGTGACGGCGGGCGGGCAGGCGGTACCGGTGCGCATCCGCATCGAGAACCGGCGCTACGAATTTTGA